The following coding sequences are from one Gemmobacter sp. 24YEA27 window:
- a CDS encoding IS110 family transposase produces the protein MKEVSIIGVDLAKQVFQLHGATAEGEVVFRKKLSRKQFLMFMQSQPGCVVAMEACATAHHWARTLAAIGHEVRLIAPKFVKPYVKSQKNDMADAEAIAEAGSRPTMRFVEVKTPEQQGLGMIFRLRDLLVGQRTQVINALRGHLAEFGLVAGKGRENVDKLRAVLEPGAEGADDLPAVVGHMAQLCFDQIDSLSQRIAELDAQVATASRRSRFSARLQRMPGVGPISAMALAAFAPPLQSFRQGRDFSAWLGLVPRQHSSGGKQRLGRSVNTGPVAAGNGARSTLALTLKPLKFARWR, from the coding sequence ATGAAGGAAGTCTCGATCATCGGCGTTGACTTGGCGAAACAGGTCTTTCAACTGCACGGAGCGACAGCAGAGGGTGAGGTTGTGTTTCGCAAGAAACTGTCGCGCAAGCAGTTTCTCATGTTCATGCAGTCGCAGCCCGGGTGCGTCGTTGCGATGGAGGCCTGCGCCACGGCCCATCACTGGGCGCGGACGCTGGCGGCCATCGGGCATGAGGTGCGCCTGATAGCCCCGAAATTCGTCAAGCCATATGTGAAGAGCCAGAAAAACGACATGGCGGATGCCGAGGCGATCGCAGAGGCGGGCAGTCGGCCGACCATGCGTTTTGTCGAGGTGAAGACACCGGAGCAGCAGGGCCTCGGCATGATCTTCAGGCTGCGGGATCTTCTGGTCGGACAACGAACGCAGGTGATCAATGCCTTGCGTGGACATCTCGCCGAATTCGGGCTTGTCGCCGGAAAGGGGCGGGAGAACGTGGATAAGCTGCGGGCCGTTCTGGAGCCGGGCGCCGAGGGCGCAGATGATCTTCCTGCGGTGGTCGGCCACATGGCGCAGCTTTGCTTTGATCAGATCGACAGCCTGTCGCAGCGCATCGCCGAGCTTGATGCACAAGTCGCGACGGCCAGCAGACGGTCGCGGTTCTCGGCCCGACTGCAGAGGATGCCCGGTGTTGGCCCCATTTCCGCGATGGCGCTGGCGGCGTTCGCGCCGCCACTGCAGAGCTTCCGCCAAGGACGAGACTTCTCGGCCTGGCTGGGTCTCGTGCCGCGACAGCATTCCAGCGGCGGGAAGCAGAGGCTTGGCAGGTCCGTAAACACGGGGCCAGTCGCCGCAGGCAATGGCGCAAGATCCACATTGGCATTGACGCTGAAACCCTTGAAGTTCGCGCGGTGGAGATGA